The Saccharolobus shibatae B12 genomic interval CTCATAGGTTCTTTCCATCGTCTAAAGGAGGAGAAGAGGATACTAACTATATTAGAAGAGTTGCGGGCAAAATAGCTACCATGATGAGATTAGGTAGGAGGAGGAAAATTGGTTTCGTGTTTGCCACTCATAATCCTAATGACTTAAGCGATATAATTATACAGTTAGCAAATACTAAGATTATATTTAGAATTAAGTCAGAAGTGGCTGAAACTCTAGGTCTATCTAAGACTGAGGCTAAGATTCTAAACTGGGAGAGAAATGGTGTAGCCTATTTGCTTACACCTTGGCTTAGAGAAGGTAAAATTAAGATAAAAGCTCCGGTGCCTCCTCCATTAGGTCATTATGATTTGTCTAAAACATAAATACTATTGTACTAAGTTAGACTAGTGGAGTCTAACTTAGAAAATGTTATAAATACGTTAAAGAGAAAGAAAGATAAGGAAATTGTTATAGAGTTTTTGAAAACCGTTAGGAAATACTTGCCACCCTCAGACGACTTTTCCATAACGTTATGGAAATCGGGAATTTATGAGTATATTCTAGATAGGAATGGTGTAGCAATTATGAGAATAGCTGAAGACGAGTATTTACCTTATATGTCAGCATATGAGAAAAGAATAGATTACTCGCAACTTCCGGATAATCTTGTAAACAACCTTGATTGGAAAGGAGTTTTAAGGCAACTAAGGGATATAGCCTTGGAGTATGCAAAAAGAGATAAAAATTTTGACAAAATAGCTGATATGGTTAATCATGTCATACTTGAAAATCTCTGATACTACTATTGAAACATTTAGATTTATCCATTATGAACAATCTAACTTTTTAAATAGACTACATGGGGGTGACATGCTATTCTTTCTAGTAGAGGCTGGTATGTTATCTGCTACTAAGGTTGCGATGGGTACTACGGTTTTAGCCTCGCTTGACGATGTTACATTTAAAAAACCAGTTAAACTAGGCGATATAGTTAAAGTAAGGGCTGAAACGGTATATGTAGGTAATACTTCGCTTGAAGTAGAGGTCAGTGCGTTTGATAGGGATGAAGAGGTTGTTTCAGCTTACGCTACATACGTTAAAGTTGACGATTTGCTAAGGCCCGCTCCAGTTAACGTAAAGATCATAGCAGAAAGCGAAGATGATAAGAGAAAAATGGATGAGGCAAAGAGGAGAAGAGAGAATAGGCTATCTAAAATACTAAATAGACAGAAGATGAGGTTTTATGTGGATGATATCACTGATGGATTAAGATATAGGATAAGCAATGTGGTCCACGTATCCCCAGAGTTAACATATGATGGCAGAATAATGTCAGCTGGTAAACTACTGAAACTTATGGATGATCTTGGAGGGATAATTTGTTTAAACTATATAAACTATAACAGTAAAAATATTTATGATAATGTTTTCAACGCCGTAGTCACAGTAGCGGTAAAGGGATTAGCGTTTTACTCTCCCATAAGACTTAA includes:
- a CDS encoding acyl-CoA thioesterase, translated to MSYLKISDTTIETFRFIHYEQSNFLNRLHGGDMLFFLVEAGMLSATKVAMGTTVLASLDDVTFKKPVKLGDIVKVRAETVYVGNTSLEVEVSAFDRDEEVVSAYATYVKVDDLLRPAPVNVKIIAESEDDKRKMDEAKRRRENRLSKILNRQKMRFYVDDITDGLRYRISNVVHVSPELTYDGRIMSAGKLLKLMDDLGGIICLNYINYNSKNIYDNVFNAVVTVAVKGLAFYSPIRLNDIVTIRAGLIYVGNTSADILINVIREDVNGTKEHVATAYFTYVRVDKEGKPIKMPEYVPVTEREKRLHEEALTRRGLRK